From Octopus sinensis linkage group LG14, ASM634580v1, whole genome shotgun sequence:
ACTTATCTCCAATTTAAACCAAATTCAAGGCCATCACATTGACTCAGAATTTTTCACAGCTGACCATaagtaatttgtgtgtgtatatgtatggctgtgtgtgcaTAACTTGTTTTagtctctgtgtgtatgagtaagagcatattcatgtgtgtgtgtgtgtgtctccctgtCCAACAATAATATTGTGTTGTCCAAAACATCCCCAACACCACCTCTTCATGAGTGACTCAACATTAGACAAGAACGCCTCAGTGCGCacgcatgcgtatctgtgtgcgtgagtatgtccAAAATTCCCACAGACACCAGACAGTGGAGAGAAACCTCTTCCCACCTCATCATTAGTACTGACAGCAAACCATGGGCTAATACAAAGGTCACTGGTTCGATGTTGCTGACCTCAAAGTCTTTTGGAGAGGTCAGGTGGGGCGGGAGTATAGAGGTGAGATCAGGGTAAGAGAAGAGACATTTGAGAGATGGAGAGGGGTGTCTGGTTAGAGGAAGTGACATTAGGGAGACATAGGGTCCAAAGAAACTGACCAGATGGGTCAACGGAGGTCAGATCCAAGAAGTCTATGACAAGTGATAAGAGGTCAAAAGGAATTATATCAGTACAAGTGAGATTAGGTTAAGATGTACCAAAATAGTTTAGGAGAGGTTAAGGCATGGGATGGGGGGGGAGGAGGATGGGGGTCAAACGGTCAGGGAGGTTGCGATAGATTAAGACAAGACAAGAAATAATAGAGAGGACAGGCAAGAAAGAGTTAAATTAGGAGTGAGGGAGTTGGAGGTTATTCAGCAGGATCAAGAGGTCAAGTTTGATAAAGAGGTCAAGTTTGGTAAGGAAGGTCAAATGTTGATGTAGTGAGGCATTGCGGTGGCGACACCTTGTGCCTGTGCGACAACACCTGCACCGTTTGGTTCTACAACACTGACCAccagctgttgctgttgctgatgcaCCTGCAGCTGGTGTTcttgcagctgctgctgttggtcTTGCAGCTCTTGCAATTGCTGCTCTTGCAGCTGTTcctgcagttgttgctgttgttgttcctgcAGCTGCTGCTCCTGCAGTTGCTGCTGTTcttgcagctgctgctgttgttgttgctgctgttcttgcagctgctgctgttgttgttcctgcagttgttgctgctgttcctgcagctgctgctgttgttcctgcagttgttgttgctgtaagtgttgttgttcttgaggTTGCTGTTGCtcatgaagttgttgttgttgttgttgttcatgaagctgctgttgttgttgttgttcctgcagTTGCTGTGCAGTCTGAAACTGcccttgctgctgttgttgctgctgctgcaggttGTTAATCAGTGCATTCTGTGGCACGCAGCTCAGCTTTCCTCCGTTTTTGTTGAGCCGTTGGTGTCGCACCAGGTGGTCCTTCCGTGTGAATGCAAACCCACACAGCTGACACGGGAAGGGCCGTTCCCCAGTGTGCGTCCGCTTGTGGACCATCATGTGATACTTCTGCAGAAAAGCCTTTCCACACACGTCGCAGCTGAACGGTTTCTCCTGCGAGTGCTGCTTCTGGTGACGCTCAAAGTAGCTGTTGTTTGAGAACGTCTTTCCGCACACGTTGCACTTGTACAATGGAGCAGACTGCACTTTTCCTTGTGCACTTGCATCCTGCCGCTCAGTTAGTGCCTTCAGACACTCTTTGCAGTCGTATGCGCTCTCCGGATGCGAGCGCATGTGTCTGGTGAGGTCACCGTTCCGAGAGAAAGTCCGGCCGCACACGTTGCAAATATATGGCCGACTGCTATCGTAGTAGTTCTCCTGGGGCAGTTGTTGCACTTGGTGCACATAGCCATTCGTGATGGGGTAGGACTTAGTGTCGTCGCTGCGTCCAAGCTCATT
This genomic window contains:
- the LOC115219447 gene encoding zinc finger protein 2-like, translating into MEHILDSNSLIAVTTTTAITAAVAIAATTTTGATTTTTTALPGYELTEGVVQTVTNELQLNSTKALGRTTCNICGKAFSRYDNLERHKLTHQAVKPFSCDLCSKSFSRKTHLNRHQAIHTGEKPFKCSVCGFGFSQYVNLVRHMRTHDNTAMSTIVYEGAVPPTSDRPYKCTLCQRAYIRNSDFLRHVKSHGEAAGQNVVMAKVPVTVMMTPQQAPQPQQQQLQLTQTTTSLPQTPTAFQHENPFKCNLCGAVFAANGDLTKHMRQHRNELGRSDDTKSYPITNGYVHQVQQLPQENYYDSSRPYICNVCGRTFSRNGDLTRHMRSHPESAYDCKECLKALTERQDASAQGKVQSAPLYKCNVCGKTFSNNSYFERHQKQHSQEKPFSCDVCGKAFLQKYHMMVHKRTHTGERPFPCQLCGFAFTRKDHLVRHQRLNKNGGKLSCVPQNALINNLQQQQQQQQGQFQTAQQLQEQQQQQQLHEQQQQQQLHEQQQPQEQQHLQQQQLQEQQQQLQEQQQQLQEQQQQQLQEQQQQQQQQLQEQQQLQEQQLQEQQQQQLQEQLQEQQLQELQDQQQQLQEHQLQVHQQQQQLVVSVVEPNGAGVVAQAQGVATAMPHYINI